A single region of the Acuticoccus sediminis genome encodes:
- the mbhE gene encoding hydrogen gas-evolving membrane-bound hydrogenase subunit E encodes MLFVVVLLLCAGAAIVARPVCRILGRWGAPVLAGAPLAAFVLLLREQPAIAGGEVLLASAAWVPTLGVDLAFRLDGFSLLFALLVTGIGTLVTLYAGAYFAEKPPATAGRFLSLILLFMTAMLGTVLADNLVVMFLFWEATSLLSFMLVGFDSEKAEARRAALQALIVTGGGGLTLFAGILLIGITLGTFSYTEVLGRADELVASPWLTPIIVLILLGAFTKSAQVPFQFWLPNAMQAPTPASAYLHSATMVKLGVFLLARFDQVFAGVPWFGGTLVVVGSLTMLVASFEALRATGFKAVLAQSTVASLGILVMLIGLDSEVAVVATVGFLITHAFYKAALFFCAGNAIHATGEAHLSRLGGLARVLPFTAFAALLASFSMAGLPPFIGFISKEYLFDAQLSSTWSVAPVLVAVIVNSVMVGVAGVVSIRPFFMARRRTLTIRHGETPGLLIGPLALAIGGIALGIVPNVVAATLIAPAVLALTDTPVDVSFSLWHGVTPMLVLSGLVITMGILIAVFWTPIHVTLRRRRILHRLFGDRFYERAFNGTLALASRSTQVLQNGDQHRYTAVVVTSTVAILAVGLLVSGTGLPFVAQGPLRVSVVAVLAIAVAGAVATTLARSLVGALVSVGIVGFASAFVFLLNGAPDLALTQFSVETLLVVILTAVLLRVPLARAHSRTPSERRRDAFIAALFAVFVFVGAASMSATPPNMELSAFFGAASYLEAYGRNVVNVILVDFRAIDTLGEVAVVAFATLAAWALLRRGGAPRPLKTKG; translated from the coding sequence TTGCTCTTTGTCGTTGTCCTGTTGTTGTGCGCCGGCGCCGCGATCGTCGCGCGGCCGGTGTGCCGAATCCTGGGGCGCTGGGGCGCTCCCGTCCTCGCCGGGGCGCCGTTGGCGGCGTTCGTCCTGCTGCTGCGGGAACAACCCGCCATCGCCGGCGGCGAGGTGCTCCTCGCCAGTGCCGCCTGGGTCCCGACGCTCGGCGTCGACCTCGCCTTCCGGCTGGACGGCTTCTCCCTCCTCTTCGCGCTGCTCGTCACCGGCATCGGCACGCTCGTCACGCTCTACGCCGGCGCCTACTTCGCCGAGAAGCCGCCCGCCACCGCCGGCCGCTTCCTGAGCCTCATCCTCCTCTTCATGACGGCGATGCTGGGCACCGTCCTCGCCGACAACCTCGTCGTCATGTTCCTCTTCTGGGAGGCGACGAGCCTGCTCTCCTTCATGCTCGTCGGCTTCGACAGCGAGAAGGCCGAGGCACGCAGGGCCGCGCTCCAGGCGCTCATCGTCACCGGCGGCGGCGGCCTCACCCTGTTCGCCGGCATCCTCCTCATCGGCATCACCCTCGGCACCTTCTCCTACACCGAGGTGCTCGGCCGGGCCGACGAGCTCGTCGCCAGCCCGTGGCTGACGCCCATCATCGTGCTGATCCTCCTCGGCGCCTTCACCAAGTCGGCGCAGGTGCCGTTCCAGTTCTGGCTGCCGAACGCGATGCAGGCGCCGACGCCCGCCTCCGCCTACCTGCACTCCGCGACCATGGTGAAGCTCGGCGTCTTCCTGCTGGCGCGCTTCGACCAGGTGTTCGCGGGCGTCCCGTGGTTCGGGGGCACCCTGGTGGTCGTCGGCTCGCTCACCATGCTCGTCGCCTCGTTCGAGGCACTGCGGGCGACCGGCTTCAAGGCGGTGCTGGCGCAGTCGACGGTCGCCTCGCTCGGCATCCTCGTCATGCTGATCGGGCTCGACAGCGAGGTCGCCGTGGTCGCGACCGTCGGCTTCCTGATCACGCACGCCTTCTACAAGGCGGCGCTCTTCTTCTGCGCCGGCAACGCCATCCACGCCACGGGCGAGGCACACCTGTCGCGCCTCGGCGGGCTCGCCCGGGTGCTGCCGTTCACCGCCTTCGCCGCCCTCCTCGCCAGCTTCTCCATGGCGGGACTGCCGCCGTTCATCGGCTTCATCTCCAAGGAGTACCTGTTCGACGCGCAGCTCTCCAGCACGTGGAGCGTCGCCCCGGTGCTGGTGGCGGTGATCGTCAACTCGGTCATGGTCGGCGTCGCCGGCGTGGTCTCCATCCGGCCGTTCTTCATGGCCCGGCGGCGCACCCTCACGATCCGCCACGGCGAGACGCCCGGGCTCCTTATCGGCCCGCTGGCGCTGGCGATCGGCGGCATCGCCCTCGGCATCGTGCCGAACGTCGTGGCGGCGACGCTGATCGCCCCGGCCGTGCTCGCCCTCACCGACACGCCGGTCGACGTCTCCTTCTCCCTCTGGCACGGGGTGACGCCGATGCTCGTCCTGTCGGGCCTCGTCATCACCATGGGGATCCTGATCGCCGTCTTCTGGACGCCGATCCATGTCACCCTGAGGCGCCGGCGGATCCTCCACCGCCTCTTCGGCGACCGCTTCTACGAGCGCGCCTTCAACGGCACGCTCGCCCTCGCGAGCCGGTCGACGCAGGTGCTGCAGAACGGCGACCAGCACCGCTACACCGCGGTCGTCGTGACGAGCACGGTGGCGATCCTCGCCGTCGGCCTCCTCGTCTCGGGCACAGGACTCCCGTTCGTGGCGCAGGGACCGCTTCGCGTCAGCGTCGTCGCGGTGCTCGCCATCGCGGTCGCCGGGGCGGTGGCGACGACCCTCGCCCGCTCGCTCGTCGGCGCGCTGGTGTCGGTCGGCATCGTCGGCTTCGCCTCGGCCTTCGTCTTCCTCCTCAACGGCGCGCCGGATCTCGCGCTGACCCAGTTCTCGGTGGAGACGCTGCTCGTCGTCATCCTGACGGCAGTGCTCCTGCGCGTGCCCCTCGCCCGGGCCCATTCGCGCACCCCGTCCGAGCGGCGGCGTGACGCTTTCATCGCCGCGCTCTTCGCCGTCTTCGTGTTCGTCGGCGCGGCGAGCATGTCGGCGACCCCGCCGAACATGGAGCTCAGCGCCTTCTTCGGCGCCGCCAGCTACCTCGAGGCGTACGGGCGCAACGTCGTCAACGTCATCCTCGTCGATTTCCGGGCGATCGACACGCTCGGCGAGGTGGCGGTCGTCGCCTTCGCCACACTGGCCGCCTGGGCGCTCCTGCGCCGCGGCGGCGCCCCCCGTCCCCTCAAGACGAAAGGCTAG
- a CDS encoding MnhB domain-containing protein has translation MPIIFATMSRLYFALMLGGSLFILMRGHNDPGGGFIGGLMAAAAFATLALTRGVDHARRVLRVHPVVLVGCGLALACVSGLPGLVSDASYLTHWWTSGAVHLGTATLFDIGVYLVVLGGVLCLVLRLYEDLHGEVAP, from the coding sequence ATGCCGATCATCTTCGCCACCATGTCGAGGCTCTACTTCGCGCTCATGCTGGGCGGCTCGCTGTTCATCCTGATGCGCGGGCATAACGATCCGGGGGGCGGCTTCATCGGCGGTCTGATGGCGGCCGCCGCCTTCGCGACGCTGGCGCTCACCCGGGGCGTCGACCACGCCCGGCGGGTGCTGCGGGTCCATCCCGTGGTGCTGGTCGGCTGCGGCCTCGCGCTCGCCTGCGTCAGCGGCCTCCCCGGCCTCGTCAGCGACGCGTCCTACCTGACCCACTGGTGGACCAGCGGCGCCGTCCACCTCGGCACGGCGACGCTCTTCGACATCGGCGTCTACCTCGTCGTGCTCGGCGGCGTCCTCTGCCTCGTGCTGCGCCTCTACGAGGACCTTCACGGGGAGGTCGCGCCGTGA
- a CDS encoding sodium:proton antiporter: protein MNLVYALAIAAIVGTGVYLVLSRNVMRIILGVSLLSAGTNLLIFLAGGVQATLPPVIEQGSDMLRADSANPLPQALILTAIVIGFALVAFSAALALQLFRTGGTIDTRELTAAEDLGSPFEPKGASHG from the coding sequence GTGAACCTCGTCTACGCGCTCGCCATCGCCGCGATCGTCGGCACCGGGGTCTACCTCGTCCTGTCGCGCAACGTGATGCGGATCATCCTCGGCGTCTCGCTGCTGTCGGCCGGCACCAACCTCCTGATCTTCCTCGCCGGCGGCGTCCAGGCGACGCTCCCGCCCGTCATCGAACAAGGATCCGACATGCTCCGTGCCGACAGCGCCAACCCGCTGCCGCAGGCCCTCATCCTGACCGCCATCGTCATCGGCTTCGCGCTGGTCGCCTTCTCGGCCGCGCTCGCCCTCCAGCTCTTCCGCACCGGAGGCACGATCGACACGCGCGAGCTCACCGCCGCCGAGGATCTCGGCAGCCCGTTCGAGCCGAAGGGGGCGTCCCATGGGTGA
- a CDS encoding proton-conducting transporter membrane subunit has translation MGDHGAATLLLLPLLIPLAAAAFTAILWRHRRAQSLVAAAGLAAMTGASLLLLRLVLDGGVQAKQFGSWAAPFGVSLVVDPFSAGMVVVTAVLALAAAVFGMADLKRREIRSGFFPLFFGLLVGVNGAFLTGDIFNLYVWFEVMLITALGLITLGRTRAQLDGALRYAVLNLFSTILFLMAIALLYGVTGTLNMADLARVLPETEPSAALTVSALLFLVGFGIKAGFFPLFFWLPASYHTASIVVSAVFAGLLTKVGLYAAFRVFTLIFEVEGSGIRTMVAWLAAGTMLFGVFGAATQYDVRRILSFHIVSQIGYIMLGLAISTEAAMAAAIFYIVHHIIVKANLFLLAGAIYRASGTYDVRRAGGLMRGAPWLAVLFLIPALSLAGIPPFSGFWAKFLVIDATFRDDAAWLGAIALFVGLLTLFSMSKIWIEAFWKAPPGPRTTPRAVPRPMLLAIGGLAAITLTISLAPEPLIAFADGAARSMADPAPYIAAVFGETTSVAEIAP, from the coding sequence ATGGGTGATCACGGCGCCGCGACCCTCCTCCTCCTGCCGCTGCTGATCCCGCTGGCGGCGGCCGCCTTCACGGCGATCCTGTGGCGCCACCGGCGGGCGCAGAGCCTCGTCGCGGCGGCCGGCCTGGCGGCGATGACGGGGGCCTCGCTGCTCCTCCTGCGCCTCGTCCTCGACGGCGGCGTGCAGGCCAAGCAGTTCGGCAGCTGGGCGGCTCCCTTCGGCGTCTCCCTCGTGGTCGACCCGTTCAGCGCCGGCATGGTCGTGGTGACGGCGGTCCTCGCGCTCGCGGCGGCGGTCTTCGGCATGGCCGACCTCAAGCGGCGGGAGATCCGGTCCGGCTTCTTCCCGCTGTTCTTCGGTCTCCTCGTCGGCGTCAACGGCGCCTTCCTCACCGGCGACATCTTCAACCTCTACGTCTGGTTCGAGGTGATGCTGATCACCGCGCTCGGCCTCATCACGCTCGGGCGGACGCGGGCCCAGCTCGACGGGGCCCTGCGCTACGCGGTCCTCAACCTCTTCTCGACCATCCTCTTCCTGATGGCGATCGCGCTGCTCTACGGCGTCACCGGCACGCTCAACATGGCCGACCTCGCCCGCGTCCTGCCGGAGACCGAGCCCTCGGCCGCGCTCACCGTCTCGGCGCTCCTCTTCCTGGTCGGGTTCGGCATCAAGGCGGGCTTCTTCCCGCTCTTCTTCTGGCTGCCGGCGTCCTATCACACCGCCTCGATCGTGGTGTCTGCGGTGTTCGCGGGGCTTCTCACCAAGGTCGGCCTCTACGCCGCCTTCCGCGTCTTCACGCTCATCTTCGAGGTGGAGGGCTCGGGGATCCGCACGATGGTCGCCTGGCTCGCGGCCGGGACGATGCTGTTCGGCGTCTTCGGGGCGGCGACTCAGTACGACGTGCGGCGCATCCTGTCGTTCCACATCGTCAGCCAGATCGGCTACATCATGCTCGGCCTCGCGATCTCGACCGAGGCGGCGATGGCGGCGGCGATCTTCTACATCGTCCACCACATCATCGTGAAAGCGAACCTCTTCCTGCTCGCCGGCGCGATCTACCGGGCGAGCGGCACCTACGACGTGCGCAGGGCCGGCGGGCTGATGCGCGGCGCGCCGTGGCTCGCCGTCCTCTTCCTCATCCCGGCCCTCTCGCTCGCCGGAATCCCGCCGTTCTCCGGCTTCTGGGCCAAGTTCCTCGTCATCGACGCGACCTTCCGCGACGACGCCGCTTGGCTGGGCGCGATCGCCCTCTTCGTCGGCCTGCTGACGCTGTTCTCGATGTCGAAGATCTGGATCGAGGCGTTCTGGAAGGCGCCGCCCGGGCCGCGCACGACCCCGCGGGCGGTCCCCCGGCCGATGCTCCTCGCCATCGGCGGCCTCGCCGCGATCACGCTGACAATCAGCCTTGCGCCCGAGCCGCTGATCGCCTTCGCCGACGGGGCGGCGCGCTCGATGGCCGACCCCGCCCCCTACATCGCCGCCGTGTTCGGCGAGACCACCAGTGTCGCGGAGATCGCCCCATGA
- a CDS encoding Na+/H+ antiporter subunit E produces MTRFLKLPGKGVHVLVLAAVFLRELVVSSVAVARTVLSADAQPRSAIIAVPLDVRTDAGITTLANCVTLTPGTTALHVSEDRRTLFVHVLDTVSESEVVAGIKSTFERRIREIEA; encoded by the coding sequence ATGACCCGCTTTCTGAAGCTGCCCGGGAAGGGCGTGCACGTCCTCGTCCTCGCGGCGGTGTTCCTGCGCGAGCTCGTCGTCTCGTCCGTCGCCGTGGCGCGCACGGTACTGAGCGCCGACGCGCAGCCCCGCTCGGCGATCATCGCCGTCCCGCTCGACGTGCGCACCGACGCCGGGATCACGACCCTCGCCAACTGCGTGACGCTGACGCCCGGGACCACCGCGCTCCACGTCAGCGAGGACCGCAGGACGCTCTTCGTCCACGTGCTCGACACGGTCTCCGAGTCGGAGGTCGTCGCCGGGATCAAGTCCACGTTCGAACGCCGTATCAGGGAGATCGAAGCATGA
- a CDS encoding monovalent cation/H+ antiporter complex subunit F produces MIETIDAHLTTAALVLTAVLMVPLVLAAARMIVGPSYADRFIALDMVTAIAVAAAALVTAATGRREFLDVSFGLALVGFLATCAFAGLLERMRGEGS; encoded by the coding sequence ATGATCGAGACGATCGACGCCCATCTCACCACCGCCGCGCTGGTGCTCACCGCGGTACTGATGGTTCCTCTGGTGCTCGCGGCCGCGCGCATGATCGTCGGCCCGAGCTACGCCGACAGGTTCATCGCGCTCGACATGGTGACGGCGATCGCCGTCGCGGCCGCCGCACTCGTCACCGCCGCCACCGGCCGGCGCGAGTTCCTCGACGTCAGCTTCGGGCTCGCCCTCGTCGGCTTCCTCGCGACCTGCGCCTTCGCCGGTCTGCTGGAGCGCATGCGGGGGGAAGGATCATGA
- the mnhG gene encoding monovalent cation/H(+) antiporter subunit G codes for MSALIALLLKVVGVGFLVIAAVGVLRLADPFQRMHAATKAGTLGAGLVVLGTLVGQQASDVTVIGTLTILFLLLTVPVAGHLLGRAAYISGTPMEGLSRGDALDGVLARQAVPPSERIGSARRPFAPSTDPSAAEADGTRSTTPGPALEPLTDVRLGLIRGQEDRTFARALAIAAAHGVSLTAHAIVDSRTIERAEDRGDTRSRIRKACAEAMEALQGHMERAGAELSVRYDEGVPEDVLCHGEPGRCLLVVPQDGWFHHGVDPVHSDMSWAPDGLLHLPSVHVGPVLYAGIAPEGDEVTLALYDNDEPHLGDLLDWSLQSRLWPVGTVCHVGRAGDARLAGLERIAAGHGVRFVPLPAGRGRSAGDAAMLAGADAAILGTMPRPLRTRWYGMAWTERIAPGFRGDVLAMETPD; via the coding sequence ATGAGCGCGCTCATCGCACTTCTCCTCAAGGTCGTCGGCGTCGGCTTCCTGGTGATCGCCGCCGTCGGGGTCCTGCGCCTCGCCGATCCGTTCCAGCGCATGCACGCGGCGACGAAGGCGGGGACGCTGGGCGCGGGGCTCGTCGTCCTCGGCACCCTCGTCGGACAGCAGGCGAGCGACGTCACGGTCATCGGAACCCTGACGATCCTGTTCCTCCTGCTGACCGTGCCGGTCGCCGGCCACCTCCTCGGCCGCGCGGCCTACATCTCCGGCACGCCGATGGAGGGTCTGTCGCGCGGCGACGCGCTCGACGGCGTCCTCGCCAGACAGGCCGTGCCGCCGTCGGAGCGGATCGGCAGCGCCCGCCGCCCCTTCGCGCCGTCGACGGACCCGTCCGCCGCCGAGGCGGACGGCACGCGGAGCACGACGCCCGGCCCGGCGCTCGAGCCGCTGACGGACGTCCGCCTCGGGCTGATCCGCGGGCAGGAGGACCGCACGTTTGCCCGCGCCCTCGCGATCGCCGCCGCTCACGGCGTTTCCCTGACCGCGCACGCGATCGTCGACAGCCGCACCATCGAGCGCGCCGAGGACCGGGGCGACACCCGCTCACGGATCCGCAAGGCCTGCGCCGAGGCGATGGAGGCGCTGCAGGGGCACATGGAGCGCGCGGGCGCCGAGCTCAGCGTGCGCTACGACGAGGGCGTGCCGGAAGATGTCCTCTGCCACGGCGAGCCCGGCCGCTGCCTTCTGGTGGTGCCGCAGGACGGGTGGTTCCACCACGGCGTCGACCCGGTCCATTCCGACATGAGCTGGGCACCGGACGGGCTCCTGCACCTCCCGTCGGTCCACGTCGGTCCCGTCCTCTACGCCGGCATCGCACCGGAGGGGGACGAGGTCACGCTCGCGCTCTACGACAACGACGAGCCGCACCTGGGCGACCTGCTCGACTGGTCCCTGCAGAGCCGCCTGTGGCCGGTCGGGACCGTCTGCCACGTCGGCCGGGCCGGGGATGCGCGCCTCGCCGGGCTGGAGCGGATCGCCGCCGGCCACGGCGTCCGGTTCGTCCCGCTGCCGGCCGGCCGTGGCCGGTCCGCCGGGGACGCGGCGATGCTGGCCGGGGCGGATGCGGCGATCCTCGGCACCATGCCGCGGCCGCTGCGGACCCGCTGGTATGGTATGGCCTGGACGGAACGGATCGCACCGGGCTTCCGTGGCGACGTCCTCGCGATGGAAACCCCGGATTGA
- a CDS encoding sensor histidine kinase yields the protein MRPSRSSSGNWLRLDRRLSLTTLLPVTIALAMFVAAFGSTQIGVHVLRLSEREALRDQAVVYLDAVAGAIASALPDDPARVSEAAAQLLVYRTALLEEAMAVRWTDPDGTAQTVVIGETDEAVLRANLDRVAGDGADVTRVDFNRRQSQAEATRTYDGPTGPFAITATFDARGVFEGTRRTEIVAVAVDIALAVFAALMTYVLTRRALRPLDHFIDRLADESPDGRSARRHGTELTRLEAALALRERSEAMRRQSLSVAAERERDAVLARLAATLAHEVRNPLAGLMNALSTLRRYGDDPEVRQRNIDLLARGLDSIGSIVDVTLAAYRRRSGRRRLAGREIRELDLLVATQARHADVTIRWDLRDEDAIETDADGLRQILLNLILNAIRAAPRGTAVTVSLSVSRAAGRSYVAVRDEGEGMSPAQIAALTGGVSETIEHERSIGIWLVANLVERIGAELAIESVPERGTSVTVIIPTASDSAAADAPAAGRAEG from the coding sequence GTGCGGCCTTCCCGATCGTCGAGCGGCAACTGGCTGCGGCTGGACCGGCGCCTGTCGCTGACGACGCTGCTTCCCGTCACGATCGCGCTGGCGATGTTCGTCGCGGCGTTCGGCTCCACGCAGATCGGCGTCCATGTCCTGCGCCTCTCCGAGCGGGAGGCGCTGCGCGACCAGGCGGTCGTCTACCTCGACGCCGTCGCGGGGGCCATCGCCTCCGCCCTGCCGGACGATCCGGCCCGCGTGTCGGAGGCCGCCGCGCAGCTCCTCGTCTACCGCACCGCCCTCCTGGAGGAGGCGATGGCGGTGCGCTGGACCGACCCCGACGGCACCGCGCAGACCGTCGTCATCGGTGAGACGGACGAGGCCGTCCTGCGCGCCAATCTCGACCGGGTGGCCGGCGACGGGGCCGACGTGACGCGGGTGGACTTCAACCGCCGCCAGTCCCAGGCCGAGGCGACGCGCACCTACGACGGCCCCACCGGCCCCTTCGCGATCACCGCCACCTTCGACGCGCGCGGCGTCTTCGAGGGGACGCGGCGGACCGAGATCGTCGCCGTCGCGGTGGACATCGCCCTCGCGGTCTTCGCCGCGCTGATGACCTACGTCCTGACGCGCCGCGCGCTTCGCCCGCTCGACCACTTCATCGACCGCCTCGCCGACGAGAGCCCGGACGGCCGCAGCGCCCGCCGCCACGGCACCGAGCTGACCCGGCTGGAAGCCGCGCTCGCGCTGCGGGAGCGCTCCGAGGCGATGCGGCGCCAGTCGCTGTCGGTGGCGGCCGAACGGGAGCGCGACGCGGTGCTCGCCCGCCTCGCCGCCACGCTTGCGCACGAGGTGCGCAATCCGCTGGCGGGCCTGATGAACGCGCTCTCCACCCTGCGCCGCTACGGCGACGACCCGGAGGTCCGGCAGCGCAACATCGACCTCCTCGCCCGCGGGCTCGACTCCATCGGCTCCATCGTCGACGTGACGCTCGCCGCCTACCGGCGTCGCTCCGGGCGGCGGCGCCTCGCCGGGCGCGAGATCCGCGAGCTGGACCTTCTCGTCGCCACCCAGGCCCGGCACGCCGACGTCACCATCCGCTGGGACCTTCGGGACGAGGACGCGATCGAGACGGACGCCGACGGCCTGCGGCAGATCCTCCTCAACCTGATCCTCAACGCGATCCGCGCCGCCCCGCGCGGCACCGCGGTCACGGTGTCGCTGTCGGTGTCCAGGGCGGCGGGGCGGAGCTATGTGGCGGTGCGGGACGAGGGAGAAGGCATGTCGCCCGCACAGATCGCGGCACTCACAGGCGGGGTCAGCGAGACCATCGAGCACGAACGCAGCATCGGCATCTGGCTCGTCGCCAACCTGGTGGAGCGGATCGGCGCCGAGCTCGCGATCGAGAGCGTGCCGGAGCGGGGCACGTCGGTGACGGTCATCATCCCGACCGCGTCCGACAGCGCCGCCGCGGACGCGCCGGCCGCCGGGAGGGCGGAGGGATGA
- a CDS encoding sigma-54-dependent transcriptional regulator: MTEARPNLILVEDDEILGASLEDRLGLEGFAVTWVKSAREAARTIRRVRPDAVICDIRLPDGDGDDVMRDQFQSIGMVPIVFMTGYGSIDHAVRLVREGAWHYLTKPFSIDDLIATLNAAAHRFADASPAAGDTPLGVSPQMTDLARTLKRVADTDLPVLLLGETGTGKEIAARHLHGAGARAGQPFVAVNCGALQPELAESTIFGHEKGAFTGAAGGHVGVAEEAGTGTLFLDEVGELPLSLQVKLLRLLETGEFRRLGGRRDLSFRGRVVCATNRDLAAMVAEGSFREDLWFRINVVSCTLAPLRERPQDIERHLATRLAQATKRFDRPRLAFGTDALDVARRHGWPGNVRELINRVDRAAALAEGDTITAADLFPEAAARVEAGDEAVVGSEVSLSEARRAAEREHILRALERSEGVQSEAARRLGISRTTLWEKMTRYGLPSRPDPEG, translated from the coding sequence ATGACCGAGGCCCGACCCAATCTCATCCTCGTGGAGGACGACGAGATCCTCGGCGCCTCGCTGGAGGACCGGCTGGGGCTGGAGGGGTTCGCCGTCACCTGGGTGAAGAGCGCCCGCGAGGCGGCGCGCACGATCCGCCGGGTGCGCCCGGACGCCGTCATCTGCGACATCCGCCTGCCGGACGGCGACGGCGACGACGTGATGCGCGACCAGTTCCAGTCCATCGGCATGGTGCCGATCGTCTTCATGACGGGCTACGGCTCCATCGACCACGCCGTGCGCCTCGTGCGCGAGGGCGCCTGGCACTATCTCACCAAGCCTTTCTCCATCGACGATCTCATCGCGACGCTGAACGCCGCCGCCCACCGCTTCGCCGACGCCTCGCCCGCCGCCGGCGACACGCCGCTCGGCGTCTCGCCGCAGATGACGGACCTCGCCCGGACCCTGAAGCGGGTCGCCGACACCGACCTTCCCGTCCTGCTCCTTGGCGAGACGGGCACGGGCAAGGAGATCGCCGCGCGCCACCTTCATGGCGCCGGCGCGCGGGCGGGGCAGCCGTTCGTCGCGGTGAACTGCGGCGCGCTGCAACCGGAGCTCGCCGAGTCCACCATCTTCGGCCACGAGAAGGGCGCCTTCACCGGCGCGGCCGGCGGGCACGTCGGCGTCGCCGAGGAGGCCGGCACCGGGACGCTGTTCCTCGACGAGGTCGGCGAGCTGCCGCTCTCGCTGCAGGTGAAGCTGCTGCGGCTTCTGGAGACGGGGGAGTTCCGCCGCCTCGGCGGCAGGCGGGACCTGTCGTTCCGTGGCCGGGTGGTCTGCGCGACGAACCGCGATCTCGCCGCCATGGTGGCGGAGGGCAGCTTCCGCGAGGACCTCTGGTTCCGCATCAACGTCGTGAGCTGCACCCTCGCGCCGCTGCGCGAGCGCCCGCAGGACATCGAGCGCCACCTGGCGACCCGGCTCGCGCAGGCGACGAAGCGGTTCGACCGGCCGCGCCTCGCCTTCGGGACCGACGCCCTCGACGTCGCCCGCCGGCACGGCTGGCCGGGCAACGTGCGCGAGCTGATCAACCGGGTGGACCGCGCCGCCGCGCTCGCCGAGGGAGACACCATCACGGCGGCGGACCTCTTCCCCGAGGCGGCGGCGCGGGTGGAGGCCGGCGACGAGGCGGTCGTCGGCTCCGAAGTCTCCCTGTCGGAGGCGCGGCGGGCGGCGGAGCGCGAGCACATCCTGCGCGCGCTGGAGCGATCGGAGGGGGTGCAGAGCGAGGCGGCGAGACGCCTCGGCATCTCCCGCACCACGCTCTGGGAGAAGATGACCCGCTACGGCCTCCCCTCCCGCCCCGACCCCGAGGGCTGA
- a CDS encoding aldo/keto reductase: MEYRQLGRSGLRVPVLAFGAGTFGGTGPLFSNWGQTDVDEARRLVEICLEAGVTLFDTADVYSDGRSEEVLGAALEGLRDAALISTKTALPTGDGPHDWGVSRARLVRSVDAALTRLRTDRIDILQLHAFDSFTPVDELLQTIDVLVRAGKVHHWGVSNYPGWALMQLIERADRHGLPRPVAQQVYYSLVGRDFEWDLMPLGAREGVGALLWSPLGWGRLTGRIRRGAPLPEGSRLHETAAFGPPVDEERLYRVLDVLFEIAEETGKTVPQVALNWLTRQPTVSSIIIGARNEEQLRQNLGAVGWSLSGEQAARLAAASESDAAYPAFPYRRQEAFARLFPPLV, from the coding sequence ATGGAATACCGTCAGCTCGGCCGGTCCGGCCTTCGCGTTCCCGTCCTCGCCTTCGGTGCGGGCACCTTCGGCGGCACCGGTCCGCTGTTCTCCAACTGGGGCCAGACCGATGTCGACGAGGCGCGCCGCCTCGTCGAGATCTGCCTCGAAGCCGGCGTCACCCTCTTCGACACGGCGGACGTCTACTCCGACGGCCGCTCCGAGGAGGTGCTCGGCGCCGCCCTCGAGGGCCTGCGCGACGCGGCCCTCATCTCCACCAAGACCGCGCTGCCGACCGGCGACGGGCCGCACGACTGGGGCGTCTCGCGCGCCCGGCTGGTCCGGTCGGTCGACGCCGCCCTGACGCGGCTGCGGACCGACCGGATCGACATCCTCCAGCTCCACGCCTTCGACAGCTTCACGCCCGTCGACGAGCTGCTCCAGACCATCGACGTGCTGGTGCGGGCGGGGAAGGTTCATCATTGGGGAGTGTCTAACTATCCCGGCTGGGCGCTGATGCAGCTCATCGAGCGGGCCGACCGCCACGGGTTGCCGCGACCCGTGGCGCAGCAGGTCTACTATTCGCTCGTCGGCCGCGACTTCGAGTGGGACCTGATGCCGCTCGGCGCGCGCGAAGGGGTCGGGGCACTGTTGTGGAGCCCGCTCGGCTGGGGACGCCTCACCGGCAGGATCCGCCGCGGCGCACCGCTGCCCGAGGGGAGCCGCCTTCACGAGACGGCGGCGTTCGGCCCGCCGGTCGACGAGGAGCGGCTCTACCGCGTGCTCGACGTGCTGTTCGAGATCGCCGAAGAGACGGGCAAGACCGTGCCGCAGGTGGCGCTGAACTGGCTGACCCGCCAGCCGACGGTGTCGAGCATCATCATCGGCGCCCGCAACGAGGAGCAGCTCCGCCAGAACCTCGGCGCGGTCGGCTGGAGCCTGAGCGGGGAGCAGGCGGCGCGCCTCGCCGCAGCGTCGGAGAGCGACGCCGCCTATCCGGCGTTCCCCTATCGCCGGCAGGAGGCGTTCGCCCGCCTGTTCCCGCCGCTCGTCTAG